The genomic window AAGAATTAGTTCCAATACTTCCCACAACCGCTATGCAGACTGCTGCAATTCCAAACATTCGTCTCATATTTCCTCCTCCTTTTTCTCACAGAATTAATCAGAATATTTCCGGCACTTCTTCATAAACAGATACGATCTTGAAGAAAAATCCACGAACGTATCTTTTTCTTCTATTTCACAATCACCTCCTTTACCAAATAAAAAAGCCTTACTGTCAAAATGCACATGATACATTTTCGGCAGTAAGGCTATCTTTCAGCATACTTTATGAGCATGCCACTACTTCAAAGATCCTTCACTTTGCGCCCCCTGATCACTCAGGGTTTGCCTTTATCGATAACTCATTATATCATAAAAACAAAATATTTCAATTAACAGCGCATATTTTTAAAAACAGGGTATCGGAAGATTTTCCATATGTCTTAGCATAAAAATGTAATTTATTCTCAAAAAAAGCCTTGCTGCCGAATACTTTTTACATTTTCGACAGCAAGGCTATCTTGAAATTCGTTCTTATAAACTACACGATCCTTCGCCTGAGCCTCTTGATTACTCAGAGTCTGCTTTCGTGGAATTCTTTTATCAGAAATACAAAAAATGCTAAAACAACGATCCGTATTTAAAAATACGGAAACGCAATAGGCTATTTTTCAGAGGTGGAACGAACCTTCTCGTTGGCAATTTCTATGTTAAACTTTGCTTCCAGATTCTCAGGTTCAATGACGAGGACTTCTTCCCATTTACCAATTGCCGCCTTGTAATTCCCTTCCCGATACAACGTCAGGGCATCGTCCAACAACTTTTGCAGCGCCTCTTTCTCCTGGTTGGTGATAATCGTCTTTAATTTCTGGTCGTTCTCCGGCTTTATTTCACTGCTTGCATCTTTCAGCATCTCACGCCCCTGCTCAAGCATCTCCTTTACCTCTTTGGTTTGTTCTATCTTCTTACCCGTCAAACGGGATCTTTGCGCCTGGAGCGCCATCAGCTGGTTTTGCAAATCAGTTTTTGCCTTCTCAATTTCACCCATCTCCCTTTCAAGGTCTTTTACCGTCTTCTGTGTCTCGGCAACTACGTTCTCTAATGAACTGTCCATAAGCACTATCTTGGAATCTAATTCATTCAGGCGACTGAGAAGTTTTGTATAATTAGAATCAGCATCGGCGGTCTTTGACGACAGCAACTCGACGCGTTTGCCAAGCGCTTGTGTCGTATCGTTTAAATCAGACAATCCCCGCTCAAGCTCCTTGATTTTTCGATCATTCACTCCTACCGGCACGGCTTGGATATCGGGTGATCTTTGAGAAGCTGCAACACATCCTGTAACCAGGGTAGCGAAACCCAATGCCATTACAATACTACCGCGTTGTTTCATGATCCTCCTTTTTCGAAAGCCGGATGCATAGTCAAAAGGAATCTATTTCATCTTTGACAAGTCAAAGTCAAACACCGTTTCTTCCCCCCCAGGAGCAACAACCGCCAGCGTAACAACTCCATTCAAATCAATGTCTTTCGTTGGAAATTTAAATACCAGACGGGCTGAGTGGCTTGGGGAATCAGGCCAGAATTCGCTGGCTTCAGCAATATCAGGGGTAAACTCAAACTCTGGCTGTATCACATCATCCTTATAATAAAGCTTAGCGGTATAGTGAACGCAAAAGTCATATTCATCACCATAAACGGTAACGGAAAAGGTAAAAGCATCACCAATTTCCGCCGCCTGCATAATATTCTTTTGAGTAAACTCCCGCTGCTCTACGGCAAATTTTCGTGCCTTATAAGCAATATTATGAAAGGGGGTAAATAAGGTTGCAGTGCCCAGTCCTTTTTCTTTGCAGATAGTCCACGGTTTTGAAAACAATGATATCTCAATGCGTTTGTTTTTTTGCCCATATTCCACAGCCTCAGCTATTTGTTCCGTAGACAGCTCTAAAGAAATGGCGTAGGTTGGCTTTAATGCGAACAAACACATCTCCAGAGCAAAAACAGCCGTTATCGCAAATACGTTCTTCATTACCATCATTTCACTCTCGCAAATTATTTTTTTTATTCTTATTCAGCGCTTGGTTCTGTTGCCGCAGCTTCCTCTGCAGGCGCCGCCTCGGACGCTGCCTCTGCCTCTTTTTTCTCCTCTGCGGATGGTTTTACGACATAATTTTTGCCGGTCTTCATCAGGCTTGCACCACACACAATAAACATAATGCCAAAGACGACAGCGCCAACAAAACAGAATACCCCGCCGAGATTATTTACCATTCCTTCGACTTTTTGATTGGTCATAATCTTTTCAGATTTTTCGGTAATTATCTGATTCAACTTGTCAATCATTGCACCGTACCCCCCCAATATAATTCGTATCTTACACGGAAAAACTTACCATAAATACAAAACTTTTTGCGAAAAAAAAATCATCTTACATCTCTACTTTTTCACTAAATCATGATACATTGATAATTCCCGGTCAGCCTCTTCCTTCATCCCTTTCCCGCGATATATTGATTCTAAATTTTTATGTGCCTTTGCATATCCAGGATTTAGAGCAATGGCTTTCTTGTATTCGCTGATTTGGTTTTCATACATTTTTTTTTCCCCATATGCCACTCCCAGATTAAAATGGGCCTCCGCACTTCTGGGGTTCAACTCCAACACCTTCTTGTATTGTGCGATTTCGTCATCCAACAACCCTTTCTTTCCATATGAAACCCCTAAATTGAAATAGGAGTTTACGGATTGAGGGGAAATTTCGATTGCTTTTTTATACGCAGTAATTGATTCATCGTACTTTTCTTTCTCACGATAGGAATCCCCCAAATTATAAAATGCCTCAAAATTCTTTGGGTCAAGCTCGATAACTTTTTCGTACAGACTGATTTCTTCATCAACCATCCCCTTGGCACCGTATGCAATCCCAAGATTAAAATACGCGTCTGTATATCTCGGATCCAACTCTATTGCAATCTTATATGCGGCAATCTCCGCATCGAACATCTTCCGTTTGCTATAAGCCACACCTAAGTTATTATACACCTTTGGAGAATATCTGTTTAATTCAATGGCTTTTTTGTACTCCGTAATCGCCAGGTCAACCAAACCACGATTGTTGTATTCATTTCCCATCTGATAATGCACATCAAAGTCGCCAAACTCTTCTGCACCGTAATTCAGTGGAGCACAGATAACATTGAGAAACAGCAAGACCGTAAAAACAATGCGTTTCATATGGCTCTAAATCACCGGGGAAAAAAACCAATAGGTTTTATCGTTCTTCGGGGAAACCTCTTTTGCAATCGTATTAAATTCAGATTGAGAAAGATCATCCAATTTCTTACCATATTTTTTTACCGTTTTATTGAATTCCAGCACCTTTTCAACAAGGATTTCATGGGTCTCAGCAGAACCTCCTAAGATGTAGAAGTCTTCGCCCGTCGTAATTCTTTTGTGACTGTCCTTGCTGTCAAAGGCAAGACCATAAAGAATGGTGCTTTTCCTGTCTGATTTCTTCTCATTATCCACAGCGTAACTCCTTTCTGCAGGTATGGTATATCGCATGCCATGAGTTGTCGTTACGACAAAAAGGATACCATTCCCCCGGAAAAATGTCAAGTTAATATACCCCCACCCCGAACAAGCCGGGAAAGCGAGCGAACCCTTCAGGGTTCAAAACCTTGACAAGGTTATGTCTGTCCATATTTTTGCCAAAAATGTTAAAATATTTTTTATTAGACCCTACTTTCGCGCATAAAAAAGAGCTTTCCTGACGTCTTATCCTGTGTATCACGACTGAAAAAAATGCCTGGTGTATCACTGATTTTTACGAAGCCGACCAAGTGAGCATTCTGCTGGCAATCTCAAAATAAATCACCAAGCCTGTCGCATCTAATAAGGTAGCGATAAGCGGCGCTGAAACAAAGGCCGGATCCAGTTTGATAAACCTGAAAAATAACGGTATCGCAAGGCCGACAATATTACCCACGCTCACCACGATGCACAAAGAAACACCAACCGTTGAAGCTACCGTCATCTGTTTCAAGGATATGGCTGCAATGACAAAGGCGATAAAACCCATAATAAGCCCCAGGGAGATACCCACCTTAAATTCCCGCAATAAAATCCGCCACCATTCTTTCGTCTTGATTTCCCCCGTTGCAAGCGCGCGAATGATTAATGTGGATGACTGTGACCCCGTGTTGCCCCCTGACCCTGTAAGCATGGGAATGAAATACGCAAGGGCAATCACGGAACTGAGGACCCCGGAATAACTTTTCAAAATGGTTTGTGATATCGTTGCGGCAATAACCAGGATAACCAGCCACGAAACCCGATTGACGATCCGCTTTGAAAATCCCACCCGAAAATATTCTTCCTCCGTAGTCTGAATACCGGCCATCCGCTGAAAATCTTCGGTTACTTCTTCCTGCACGACGTCTAACACATCGTCGACCGTAACGATGCCGACCAGTCTGTCTTCATTATCCACCACGGGCACCGCCAGGATATCATATTTTTGCACTACCTGAACCGCCTTTTCCTGGTCATCGGTGGTATGGACATAAAAAACATTTTCATTCATAATGTCCTTAATAAGCTGGCCGGGATTGGCGAGGATAATATTCTTCAGAGAAGCGACACCGCGAAGTTTTTTGGTCTCATCAACTATATAACAAATATAAATCGTTTCCCGGTTTGGCCCGGTTTTACGAATATGTTCCAATGCCTCCGCCACCGTCATGCCTATTTGAAGGTCGACATATTCCGGAGTCATGATGCGTCCGGAAGAGTTGTGAGGATAATTCAGGAGTTCGTTGGCCTCCTTGCGTTCCGCGGGAGGCAGGAGCTTCAGGAGTTTTTCAACTACGTGGGCAGGCAATTCATCAAAGAGCTGGGTCCGGTCGTCCGGCTGCATCTGAATCAGAATTTCTTTTGCATGCTGCTCTGTAAACTGCTTGAGAAGTTCTTCCTGCTCTACCGGTTCAACAAGGGCAAAGACCGCTGAAATCTTATGTTTATCAAGCAGCCTGAAACCCATAACACGTTCAGTCGGATCAAGCTCGCGGAGGATGTCCACAATGTCGGCCGGATGCCGCTCCCGAAGAAAATCCCGCAACCCCTTGAAATCTCTGGTTTCAATGAGCTCCTTTATCTCAGGAAGAAAGATCTTCGTCCACTGTAGTTCCATGGTGAATGCGTTTTTGCAAGTTTCTCAACGGACCCCTCACTCCATTCTTTTTAGAGGCGACCCGACTGCAGCTTCACTGCACGATGATATCTTTACTCAACTTTTTCCACTCCCAGGGCCTTTGCCATGCCCAGAAGCGTCCTTCCCAGGAGCGAACGTTTCATTTCAATTGCATGAAAATCGCACACCTCATCGCAGCAAAAACATCCGATGCATTTCTTCTTATCCACAATCACCTTGCCATTCTCTTTCGACATAGCGCCGGCAGGACAGTTTCTTACACATTCGTAGCACCGCGTACAGTTTGCATGATTTACCGAAGAAAAGGTGGAACAGGTGCTGTCAAACATCATGGTCAGCAGAAAATCGGGAAGATATTTTCCTGCAAAATCCTGAGCGCCGCTGGAAGGTTTTTGAAAATCCGGCACGGATACGTTATGAATGGTTTCGCCGACTACATTGATGGTATCGAGCTCCCCGATACCCAGGCCTCGCTGGTGTGCAAACCGGATGGTCGGTATAGCCATAGGTTCAAAGCCAATAATGCTGCTCGCTGCCGAATCCAGGGCGACACTGTCCTGGCTGGCGAGAATCAGGCCAACCTTTTTCGGTTGGCCGGCATTCGGCCCGTTTCCCTCCATACCCACAATGGCATCCATGATAATCAGATGGGGCGGCACCATATGATAGATGTCTACCAGCGCCTTTGCAAACACCGTCGGTTTTGGTGCAATCAAATGCACGTTCTTTTTTCCATTCCCGGGGATGCTGCCCAACATATTCTTTATCGCGCCGGTGTATTGCGTCAACCCATGAGTTTTCAACTTTGGCACTGATACGATAAAATCCACTGTCCGCAGGGTCCTGGCAATACGGAATTTATCTAAAATTTCATAATCTTTGTTGTGAACGTCTACGTACTCATCCTTATCAAAATTCACAATCTTCGCGCCGGTTTCCTCAGCAATATCAGTGATCCGGGTAATGCGAAAGGCATTAAAGGTGGAGGCGTTCTTCACGCTGCCGGACGAGTCTCCTATAAAAACGTCACATCCAAAGTCTTTCTGAAATATGCGAACAAGGGCACGGACCACGATGGGATGCGTGTTAACAGCCCTCTCCGGCGGTTGTGATGAAGAGAGGAGATTGAGCTTTAACAGCACCTTCATACCGGGTTTAACCAGTTTATCGACGCCATTTAGCAGGCTTAAAGACTTATGAATGGCGTGATAAACCTTTTCTGATTCATAATCATCACATTTGACAATGGATACTGTGGGCATGGAAAACCTCTTTTTTTATAATACTGATCTAATATAATAGCGATAGCAACGGAAGGTATTACGATAACATTCTTCTTAAAAAAACGTGTTCATTGCCTCCGCCCCCGCCATATCTCTTTTATACAATTCCATTTCACTGAAATTGTTGTTGAATAACCTGTTTTTTAGCCTCAGGAATGGTCTCCTGAAATACTGCCGGTAATAATAAGCAAGGGGATAATTTTTGATAAAGGCCGGGGTTGTACAAATATAACTGGCATATTTCTTGTTATATTTCCATCTGAGAAACTGAAGCTCCTCTGGTCCTAAATAGTTTGTCTTGATATTCGCCCAAAAGCAGTTGTACCGGCTATAGTCACTGGTATTCGTTATTAGCCCGTCGTTTAACAACTCGTCGCGCATGCCTGTTTTGGGATACGGCGTCAGTATCTGGTCTGCAAAGAAATCTATTTGCAAATCGACAAAGAATTCATAATTTCTCGCAATATCCTCTTCCTTGTCATTGGGATTCCCGATAATCATACCGCCAACAATCATAATATTGTGCTCATGCAATCGTTTGACAGCGAGCTTTGTCTTTTCGATAATGTTTCCCTTCTTCATACGCCGCAAATTTTCTTCCGAAACGTTTTCGATACCAAGAAAAACGATCCGGAAACCTGCCCTGGCCATCTTTTCCGCAAGGGTATCAGAGGAAGCAATGCCCGTGCTGCTTGCCTGGATGATATACCGAATATCATTGTGTCCGGCGTCAGCAATCGCATCACAGAGAGACTCGAATCCCTTGATATCCAATGTAAAGTTATCATCCGAGAAGATAATGAAATTCGCGCCCGCCTGCTTGGCGTTGGAGATGTCAGAAAGTATCCTGTCCACGCTATAGCGTCGGAAGGTCTTACCATACATCTTGTCCATACTGCAGAAATTACAGGGCATAACGCATCCGCGGGATGATTCCACGATATCGAGCTTAAATCCGTAATATTGATATCCCTTCCATATCCGTTTGGAACGATCAGGTATTTTTATCTTCGCCAAATCTTCCAAAGAACGCGGGGAATTATGAATAAAACCATCGCCCTTTCGAAACGAAAGACCCGGGACACTTTCCATGATTCTCTTACCGCTTATGGCCTCTAACAATTCATTAAACGATAAATCCCCTTCTCCGCGAATGAAAAAATCAAAGGGCGCAGCCTCTTCACTTTCGCTTATCTCCCGATACATGAGCGTTACATGATACCCGCCCAAAACAGTTTTAATATTGTTATTGATCGTTTTTATGAGACTTGCTATCCTGCGGGCCGTAGAGAACTGAAAACTCATAGCCGTCAGCCCAACCACG from Candidatus Brocadia sp. includes these protein-coding regions:
- a CDS encoding B12-binding domain-containing radical SAM protein, whose protein sequence is MKILLMSMPDCAPHFNAKRWKAPNLAISSIAGNIDGHDVYIADLILRRERIADTVRELIAKYCPDVVGLTAMSFQFSTARRIASLIKTINNNIKTVLGGYHVTLMYREISESEEAAPFDFFIRGEGDLSFNELLEAISGKRIMESVPGLSFRKGDGFIHNSPRSLEDLAKIKIPDRSKRIWKGYQYYGFKLDIVESSRGCVMPCNFCSMDKMYGKTFRRYSVDRILSDISNAKQAGANFIIFSDDNFTLDIKGFESLCDAIADAGHNDIRYIIQASSTGIASSDTLAEKMARAGFRIVFLGIENVSEENLRRMKKGNIIEKTKLAVKRLHEHNIMIVGGMIIGNPNDKEEDIARNYEFFVDLQIDFFADQILTPYPKTGMRDELLNDGLITNTSDYSRYNCFWANIKTNYLGPEELQFLRWKYNKKYASYICTTPAFIKNYPLAYYYRQYFRRPFLRLKNRLFNNNFSEMELYKRDMAGAEAMNTFF
- a CDS encoding DUF362 domain-containing protein, yielding MPTVSIVKCDDYESEKVYHAIHKSLSLLNGVDKLVKPGMKVLLKLNLLSSSQPPERAVNTHPIVVRALVRIFQKDFGCDVFIGDSSGSVKNASTFNAFRITRITDIAEETGAKIVNFDKDEYVDVHNKDYEILDKFRIARTLRTVDFIVSVPKLKTHGLTQYTGAIKNMLGSIPGNGKKNVHLIAPKPTVFAKALVDIYHMVPPHLIIMDAIVGMEGNGPNAGQPKKVGLILASQDSVALDSAASSIIGFEPMAIPTIRFAHQRGLGIGELDTINVVGETIHNVSVPDFQKPSSGAQDFAGKYLPDFLLTMMFDSTCSTFSSVNHANCTRCYECVRNCPAGAMSKENGKVIVDKKKCIGCFCCDEVCDFHAIEMKRSLLGRTLLGMAKALGVEKVE
- a CDS encoding tetratricopeptide repeat protein: MKRIVFTVLLFLNVICAPLNYGAEEFGDFDVHYQMGNEYNNRGLVDLAITEYKKAIELNRYSPKVYNNLGVAYSKRKMFDAEIAAYKIAIELDPRYTDAYFNLGIAYGAKGMVDEEISLYEKVIELDPKNFEAFYNLGDSYREKEKYDESITAYKKAIEISPQSVNSYFNLGVSYGKKGLLDDEIAQYKKVLELNPRSAEAHFNLGVAYGEKKMYENQISEYKKAIALNPGYAKAHKNLESIYRGKGMKEEADRELSMYHDLVKK
- the mgtE gene encoding magnesium transporter is translated as MELQWTKIFLPEIKELIETRDFKGLRDFLRERHPADIVDILRELDPTERVMGFRLLDKHKISAVFALVEPVEQEELLKQFTEQHAKEILIQMQPDDRTQLFDELPAHVVEKLLKLLPPAERKEANELLNYPHNSSGRIMTPEYVDLQIGMTVAEALEHIRKTGPNRETIYICYIVDETKKLRGVASLKNIILANPGQLIKDIMNENVFYVHTTDDQEKAVQVVQKYDILAVPVVDNEDRLVGIVTVDDVLDVVQEEVTEDFQRMAGIQTTEEEYFRVGFSKRIVNRVSWLVILVIAATISQTILKSYSGVLSSVIALAYFIPMLTGSGGNTGSQSSTLIIRALATGEIKTKEWWRILLREFKVGISLGLIMGFIAFVIAAISLKQMTVASTVGVSLCIVVSVGNIVGLAIPLFFRFIKLDPAFVSAPLIATLLDATGLVIYFEIASRMLTWSAS